The Chryseobacterium suipulveris genome window below encodes:
- a CDS encoding Uma2 family endonuclease, which translates to MEITSLSQLDLNKSYTYADYLLWRLKERVELFKGKVFKMIPAPARIHQDILRNINRKFDVFFHNQACKIYFAPFDVRLPNKDGEVRTVVQPDLCVICDLTKLDDKGCIGAPDFIVEILSLGNTKKEMDYKFSIYEEAGVLEYWIVHPTDKNVQPFVLRDGIFIGLKPATEGETITSEAFPELSFEVDEIFVNL; encoded by the coding sequence ATGGAAATCACCAGTTTAAGCCAACTCGACCTCAATAAATCTTACACCTATGCGGATTATCTTCTGTGGAGATTGAAAGAACGTGTTGAACTTTTCAAGGGGAAAGTATTCAAGATGATTCCCGCTCCTGCAAGAATTCATCAGGATATTTTAAGAAATATCAACCGGAAATTCGATGTTTTTTTCCATAATCAAGCTTGTAAAATCTATTTTGCTCCCTTCGATGTTCGTCTTCCAAACAAAGATGGCGAGGTGAGAACTGTTGTACAGCCAGACTTGTGCGTGATTTGTGATTTGACGAAACTGGATGATAAGGGATGTATTGGTGCACCTGATTTTATTGTTGAAATTCTTTCGCTAGGAAATACCAAAAAAGAGATGGATTATAAATTCAGCATCTACGAGGAAGCAGGCGTTTTAGAATATTGGATTGTGCATCCCACCGATAAAAATGTTCAGCCATTTGTTTTGAGAGACGGCATTTTCATCGGATTAAAGCCAGCAACAGAAGGCGAAACCATTACTTCCGAAGCGTTTCCCGAGTTGAGCTTTGAAGTGGATGAGATTTTTGTAAATCTGTAA